From the Rhodoferax sp. WC2427 genome, one window contains:
- the fabG gene encoding 3-oxoacyl-ACP reductase FabG, which yields MSAVEFAGQVALVTGASRGIGAAIALELAQRGLKVIGTATSESGAAAITQALAAFPGCSGKKLDVNNLAEAEAVIDSITKEWGGLQVLVNNAGITRDTLAMRMKDSDWDDVLDTNLKAVFRMSRAVMRTMMKQRYGRIISITSVVGASGNPGQANYAAAKAGVAGMTRALARELGSRNITVNCVAPGFINTDMTASLPEEQHKALLAQIPLGQLGLPADVAHAVAYLASPQAGYVTGQELHVNGGMYM from the coding sequence ATGAGCGCCGTGGAATTTGCAGGCCAGGTGGCCTTGGTAACCGGCGCATCGCGCGGTATCGGTGCGGCCATCGCCCTGGAGTTGGCCCAACGTGGCCTGAAAGTGATCGGCACCGCCACCAGTGAGTCCGGTGCCGCTGCCATCACACAGGCGCTGGCCGCCTTTCCCGGTTGCAGTGGCAAGAAGCTGGATGTGAACAACTTGGCCGAGGCCGAGGCTGTCATTGATAGCATTACTAAAGAATGGGGCGGTCTGCAGGTGCTGGTGAACAACGCAGGCATCACCCGCGACACCCTGGCTATGCGCATGAAAGACAGCGACTGGGACGATGTGCTGGACACCAACCTGAAGGCCGTGTTCCGCATGAGCCGCGCGGTGATGCGCACCATGATGAAACAGCGCTATGGCCGCATCATCAGCATTACCTCGGTGGTGGGCGCCTCGGGCAACCCGGGGCAGGCCAATTACGCCGCCGCCAAAGCCGGTGTGGCGGGCATGACGCGGGCCCTGGCGCGCGAGTTGGGCTCGCGCAACATCACGGTCAATTGCGTGGCACCGGGCTTTATCAATACCGACATGACCGCCAGCCTGCCCGAAGAGCAGCACAAAGCCCTGTTGGCGCAAATTCCGCTGGGCCAGTTGGGCCTGCCCGCCGATGTGGCGCATGCGGTGGCCTATCTGGCATCGCCCCAGGCGGGCTACGTGACGGGGCAGGAGCTGCACGTCAACGGTGGCATGTACATGTGA
- the fabF gene encoding beta-ketoacyl-ACP synthase II — MSRRRVVVTGLGCVSPVGNTVADAWQALLAGQSGIDLIKSFDASPFSCKFGGEVKGFDINALIPEKEARHMDRFIHLGLAAAIEAVADSGLATGDALDEEEATRIGCNIGSGIGGLPMIEQTHAEYTSRGARRISPFFVPASIINMISGHVSIKFGFKGPNIAIATACTTGLHAIGQSARMIEYGDCDVMVAGGAESTMSPLGLGGFAAARALSTRNDDPATASRPWDKDRDGFVLGEGAGVLVIEEYEHAKARGAKIYAEIVGFGLSGDGYHMTAPNVDGPRRSMQMALKNAGVNPDQVNYLNAHGTSTPLGDANETNAIKLAFGDHAKNLVVNSTKSMTGHLLGGAGGIESVFTVLALHHQKSPPTINIFNQDPECDLDFCANTARDMQIDVAVKNNFGFGGTNGTLVFKRV; from the coding sequence ATGTCCCGTCGTCGTGTCGTCGTCACAGGTTTAGGTTGCGTCAGCCCCGTAGGTAACACCGTGGCCGATGCGTGGCAGGCTTTATTGGCCGGTCAGTCGGGTATTGACCTGATCAAATCGTTTGATGCCAGCCCCTTCTCATGCAAGTTTGGTGGCGAAGTCAAAGGTTTTGACATCAATGCCCTGATCCCTGAGAAAGAAGCGCGCCACATGGACCGCTTCATCCACCTCGGGCTGGCGGCGGCGATCGAAGCGGTGGCCGACTCCGGTCTGGCCACCGGCGACGCACTGGACGAAGAAGAAGCCACGCGCATTGGCTGCAACATCGGCTCCGGCATTGGCGGCCTGCCCATGATCGAGCAGACGCATGCCGAATACACCAGCCGGGGCGCGCGGCGCATTTCCCCATTTTTTGTACCGGCCTCGATCATCAACATGATCTCGGGCCACGTGTCGATCAAGTTTGGCTTCAAAGGCCCCAACATCGCCATTGCCACCGCCTGCACCACCGGCCTGCATGCCATCGGCCAATCGGCCCGCATGATCGAGTACGGTGACTGCGACGTGATGGTGGCCGGCGGTGCCGAATCCACCATGTCGCCGCTGGGCCTGGGCGGCTTTGCCGCAGCCCGTGCCCTGAGCACGCGCAACGACGACCCCGCCACCGCCTCCCGTCCCTGGGACAAAGACCGCGACGGCTTTGTGCTGGGCGAGGGCGCAGGCGTGCTGGTAATCGAAGAATACGAGCACGCCAAGGCGCGCGGGGCCAAGATTTACGCCGAAATCGTGGGCTTTGGCCTGAGCGGCGACGGCTACCACATGACGGCCCCCAACGTGGACGGCCCCCGCCGCTCCATGCAGATGGCCTTGAAGAACGCCGGTGTGAATCCCGACCAGGTGAATTATCTGAACGCCCACGGCACTTCCACGCCGCTGGGGGACGCCAACGAAACCAACGCCATCAAGCTGGCGTTTGGCGACCACGCCAAGAACCTGGTGGTCAATTCCACCAAATCCATGACCGGACACCTGTTGGGCGGCGCGGGCGGCATTGAGAGCGTCTTTACCGTCTTGGCGTTGCACCACCAGAAGAGCCCACCCACCATCAACATCTTCAACCAGGACCCCGAGTGCGACCTGGACTTCTGCGCCAACACGGCCCGGGACATGCAGATCGACGTGGCGGTGAAGAACAACTTCGGCTTCGGCGGCACCAACGGCACCCTGGTGTTCAAGCGCGTCTAA
- the fabD gene encoding ACP S-malonyltransferase, whose product MNHFAFIFPGQGSQSVGMLDAWGDHPVVRQTLQEASDALGEDVALLIKDGPKEALALTTNTQPVMLVAAVAAYRAWMAETGAAPAVVAGHSLGEYSALVASGVLTLAQAAPLVRFRAQAMQNAVPVGVGAMAAILGLDATKVIAGCADVTSAMRALGPEFSGEVVEAVNFNDPGQTVIAGSKAAVEKACEVLKASGAKRALPLPVSAPFHSSLMQPAAMQLREKLAQTVFAAPQIPVVNNIDVAVETDPDRIRDALVRQAFGPVRWVECVAAIKARGVTTLVECGPGKVLAGMVKRIDAGLVGLPLFDPASMAEVQSQLSGAAA is encoded by the coding sequence GCCAGACCCTGCAAGAAGCCTCCGATGCCTTGGGTGAAGACGTGGCCCTGCTGATCAAGGACGGCCCCAAGGAGGCGCTGGCCCTGACCACCAACACCCAGCCAGTGATGCTGGTGGCTGCCGTCGCCGCCTACCGCGCCTGGATGGCCGAAACGGGTGCCGCACCTGCCGTGGTGGCCGGCCATTCGCTGGGTGAATATTCTGCGCTGGTGGCTTCCGGCGTGCTAACGCTGGCCCAGGCCGCGCCGCTGGTGCGCTTTCGGGCCCAGGCCATGCAGAACGCCGTGCCGGTGGGCGTGGGTGCCATGGCTGCCATCTTGGGGCTGGATGCTACTAAAGTAATAGCTGGTTGTGCCGATGTGACGAGCGCCATGCGCGCTTTGGGCCCTGAATTTTCTGGCGAGGTGGTGGAGGCCGTGAACTTCAACGACCCCGGCCAGACCGTGATTGCCGGCAGCAAGGCCGCGGTGGAAAAAGCTTGTGAAGTCCTCAAGGCCAGCGGTGCCAAGCGCGCTCTGCCTTTGCCGGTGTCAGCCCCGTTCCATTCCAGCCTGATGCAGCCCGCGGCCATGCAACTGCGCGAGAAACTGGCGCAGACCGTGTTTGCCGCGCCGCAAATTCCGGTGGTCAACAATATTGACGTGGCGGTTGAAACCGACCCCGACCGCATCCGCGATGCCCTGGTGCGCCAGGCTTTTGGCCCGGTGCGCTGGGTCGAGTGCGTGGCCGCCATCAAGGCCCGCGGCGTGACCACCCTGGTCGAATGCGGCCCCGGCAAGGTGCTGGCCGGTATGGTCAAGCGTATCGACGCGGGCCTGGTTGGCCTGCCTTTGTTCGACCCTGCCAGCATGGCCGAGGTCCAGTCCCAACTATCAGGAGCCGCCGCATGA
- the acpP gene encoding acyl carrier protein: MSDIEARVKKIIAEQLGVEEAQVTNEKSFVADLGADSLDTVELVMALEDEFGIEIPDEDAEKITTVQNAIDYATSHPKG; this comes from the coding sequence ATGAGCGATATCGAAGCACGCGTTAAAAAAATCATTGCCGAACAACTGGGTGTGGAAGAAGCCCAAGTTACCAACGAAAAGTCATTCGTGGCCGATCTGGGCGCTGACTCGTTGGACACCGTCGAACTGGTGATGGCACTGGAAGATGAGTTTGGCATCGAAATCCCGGACGAAGACGCCGAGAAGATCACCACCGTGCAAAACGCGATCGACTACGCGACCAGCCACCCCAAGGGCTAA